Within the Acidimicrobiia bacterium genome, the region CTCCGAATCCCATCCGGACCGCTTCCTGGAACCAGACGTTGGTCGGAACCGGGAGTTCGAATCGGGCCAACGCCTCGTATCCGACGGGACTTCTGTCACCGACCAGCCAGTTCCCGAGCTGGAAAATCGGTTGGAATTGCATGGTCAGGCCGGTCCCACCGATGGCGGCCCGGATCGCGGACCTCAGGTCGGCGTCGCTCGGAGCGCCGGCGCCTGGCGCCTCCGCGGGAGGCATACTTGTCCGACCCGCTAAGGGCAGCATGTCGGTAGCCAGGTTGATCATCAGTTCCATTCCTTCGAGTCGGTGTTGTTGACAATGATTGAGTTGGCCACGGGGAAAGGCGGTGTTTGGGCATGAATCCGCGGGAAATCGAGTCGGTCGGCACGTCCTGGGAACGGCGAGGGCCGTGAGTTCGTTCGGACCGTTTTTCTAGGTGAGGGAATTGTTTTGGGAAGGTGGCGATCGTCGGGAAGCATATCGCCGAACACTTTGGGGTCGATTCCGGTTTTGAGCAACGCTTCGATGGCTGCCGCTTCCATGGGGCGGGCAAAGAGGTATCCCTGGCCGACCTGGCATCCGAGGTCCCGGACCCGCCTCAGCTGCTCAGCGGTTTCGATCCCCTCGGCCACGGTCTCGAGTCCGAGTACTGATCCGATCTGGAGCACGATATCGGCGAGCGGCGATGGGTCATCCCCGGCGACCCGGCTCACAAATGACTTGTCGATCTTGACGATGTCGATGGGAAGTCGGTCGATGTATTTCAGCGACGAGTAGCCGGTTCCGAAGTCGTCCACGGCGATGCGCACTCCGAGAGCTTTGAACTCGTCGAGCGTCTCGGTAAAGGCCTCCACCATCACGTTTTCGGTGATCTCGATGACAAGATACTTCGGATCCAACCCTGATTCGGCGAGGGCGGTGCGCACTTCGTTGGTTATGTCCGGTTCGACGAGTTCCCGGGGTGACAGGTTCACAGAGACGGTGGGTTTGCATTCTGAGCCGTTGGCATGCCAGCGGCTCGCCTGCCAGCAGGCCTGACGGAGAACCCATCGGCCCAGGGGCACGATGAGCCCGGTCTCTTCTGCCATGGGAATGAACTCGTCGGGCGGGACCAGGCCGCGTACCGGATGGTTCCATCTGACGAGGGCTTCCATTCCGAGAACCTGGCGGGAAGCGAGGTCGACGAGGGGTTGGTAGTAGAGCACCAGTTCGTCGTGTTCGATGGCTGATTTGAGTTCGGATTCCAGATCGCCCTTGCCAGCTGTCAGGTCTTCGATGTCGTCTTTGTAGACTTGATATGAACCCTTTTGGCGGACCTTGGCAACGTACATCGCCTGATCGGCGTGCTGCATGAGGTCGGCGGGGTCTTCGCCGGGTTGTGTGAAGGCCACCCCGACGCTGGCATGGCACGATATCTGGCCTCCGGTGAGGACGAACGGACGGTTGAGGGAAGCGATTATCCGTTCGACCACGATGACGGCGTCGTCTGGATGGGAGAGATGGTCGAGCAGGATGGCGAACTCGTCACCGCCGAGGCGGGCGACGGTGTCGTGCGGGCGACAACACGACTGAAGCCGCCTGGCTACTTCCACGAGGAGTTGGTCGCCGACCGGATGGCCGAAGGTGTCGTTTACCGTCTTGAAGTCGTCAAGGTCGAGGAGGAGCAGTGCCGTTTTGGCGGCACTGCTCGTGGCCGGATCGGTCACGTCGGCCAGTTTCTCGTGCAGTAGGGCCCGGTTGGCGAGTCCGGTGAGCGTGTCGTGCATGGCCCGATGTCGCAGGTCTTCTTTGAGGACGGTGAGTTGGGCGACCGAGTCTTCGAGTCGCCCGTTGTCGAGCGTTACGCTCACCTGACTGGCGAGGGTTTCGAAGAATCGGAGGTCCCGGGGGGTGAAGGTGCGAACGTCGCCCATCGGGTCGGCTACCACCATCAGCCCGTTGGTGCCTTCGGGGCCGAGGATCGGAGCGACCATTTCGTCGTAGCCTTTCCGGTGCAGTCTTGAGCGTTGCCGGAAGCCCCGTTTGAGCAGGCGAGGCTCGTCGGTTTCGAGCGCCCCGGCCCAGGCCTCGTCCTGGGCCTCGTGGGTGATCTGCATGACCTCCGTCTGGTCGCCCGGTCCGACGCCGGTGCGGTATCCGTCCTGGTCGAAGCCCATCGGGAAGATGAGGATCTCGGCCCGTTCTGCCTCGAACATGGAACGGGCATGGGTTGCCGCGGTCAACATGGCCGCCTCGATCTGGGGGGAGACGTGCATTGCCCTGGTTGCTTCATACAGTGCCTGAAGCCGTTTGTGTTCTTGACCCTGAGCAACGTAGGCCCGGTAGGCGAGGTAGAGAACCGCCGGCGGCACCGCGGCCGCCCAGGCTGCGCCGGGTTGTGTCCACATGACGATAATCGCCACCAGGCCAAGGCTCGAATTCATGAACGCCGCTCCGGCACCGAGCCTCAACACGTTCATTTGTTCGGAGCGGACCAGGTCACCCCCGGCGAGATGGATCGCGACGTTGATAAGGAGGTTGGCGACGACCACTGCCAATAGGGTGGCGGTCAGGAGACCGATCCAGGCGGCCGGTCCGAGCGGGTTTCTCTGGCCGAGAATCGCATGGAAT harbors:
- a CDS encoding bifunctional diguanylate cyclase/phosphodiesterase, which produces MRRTLHLTGSGRVWILTSTLIGVALALTGTIRHLPSIDAPLHIPWPVLVGFVYLAELTVVHFQFRRDAHSFSMSEVPLVLGLMFASPLGLIGAQLIGNALALGLNRRQSAIKLTFNLSQFTVQSTLAVIVFHAILGQRNPLGPAAWIGLLTATLLAVVVANLLINVAIHLAGGDLVRSEQMNVLRLGAGAAFMNSSLGLVAIIVMWTQPGAAWAAAVPPAVLYLAYRAYVAQGQEHKRLQALYEATRAMHVSPQIEAAMLTAATHARSMFEAERAEILIFPMGFDQDGYRTGVGPGDQTEVMQITHEAQDEAWAGALETDEPRLLKRGFRQRSRLHRKGYDEMVAPILGPEGTNGLMVVADPMGDVRTFTPRDLRFFETLASQVSVTLDNGRLEDSVAQLTVLKEDLRHRAMHDTLTGLANRALLHEKLADVTDPATSSAAKTALLLLDLDDFKTVNDTFGHPVGDQLLVEVARRLQSCCRPHDTVARLGGDEFAILLDHLSHPDDAVIVVERIIASLNRPFVLTGGQISCHASVGVAFTQPGEDPADLMQHADQAMYVAKVRQKGSYQVYKDDIEDLTAGKGDLESELKSAIEHDELVLYYQPLVDLASRQVLGMEALVRWNHPVRGLVPPDEFIPMAEETGLIVPLGRWVLRQACWQASRWHANGSECKPTVSVNLSPRELVEPDITNEVRTALAESGLDPKYLVIEITENVMVEAFTETLDEFKALGVRIAVDDFGTGYSSLKYIDRLPIDIVKIDKSFVSRVAGDDPSPLADIVLQIGSVLGLETVAEGIETAEQLRRVRDLGCQVGQGYLFARPMEAAAIEALLKTGIDPKVFGDMLPDDRHLPKTIPSPRKTVRTNSRPSPFPGRADRLDFPRIHAQTPPFPVANSIIVNNTDSKEWN